Proteins encoded in a region of the Pseudothermotoga elfii DSM 9442 = NBRC 107921 genome:
- the rpmF gene encoding 50S ribosomal protein L32: MAVPKQKRSRSRTHTKRAKIYRTVSVPISKCPNCGQPKLPHRVCLHCGYYNGKQILEIAE, encoded by the coding sequence ATGGCTGTACCAAAACAAAAGCGCTCAAGATCAAGAACGCACACAAAAAGAGCAAAAATTTACAGAACAGTTAGTGTTCCCATCAGCAAATGTCCAAATTGTGGCCAACCTAAATTGCCACATAGAGTTTGCCTTCACTGCGGTTATTATAACGGAAAGCAAATTTTGGAAATAGCAGAGTGA
- a CDS encoding DUF177 domain-containing protein, with protein sequence MIDTEILSQERRIFIEGFYEADYVDLHSYRCKVLEPVKVKIVAVVAKEGIAVGGYVKTTIEHPCDRCLKPVHLAINGTIEALYKPIDEAPEEREEELQSLRNVIYYSSGRIDLTDRILEAIVMDVPMRVLCNENCKGLCPRCGADLNENTDHSCEEQSIDPRLGKLLILKKSIHKEG encoded by the coding sequence GTGATTGACACTGAAATTTTGAGCCAGGAGCGAAGGATTTTTATTGAAGGATTTTATGAAGCAGATTATGTTGATTTGCACAGTTACAGGTGCAAAGTGCTTGAACCAGTAAAGGTAAAGATTGTTGCGGTGGTTGCTAAGGAAGGAATAGCGGTTGGTGGATATGTGAAAACGACCATAGAACATCCGTGTGACAGATGCTTAAAACCTGTTCATCTTGCTATAAATGGAACGATAGAGGCGCTTTATAAACCAATCGATGAAGCACCAGAGGAGCGAGAAGAAGAATTACAATCTTTGAGAAACGTGATATACTATTCTTCTGGTAGAATAGATTTAACTGACCGCATACTGGAAGCAATAGTAATGGATGTGCCTATGAGAGTCCTGTGCAATGAAAATTGCAAGGGGTTATGTCCGCGTTGTGGAGCTGATTTGAATGAAAATACTGATCATTCATGCGAGGAACAGTCTATAGATCCAAGATTGGGCAAGTTGTTGATATTAAAGAAAAGTATACATAAGGAGGGTTAA